In Nematostella vectensis chromosome 3, jaNemVect1.1, whole genome shotgun sequence, the genomic window TTCTAGTATCCTCCAGAAAACATAAGAATCCGATgtgatcatggtattacaATAAATATCGAACAAGAAATGTTGTCCGGgaaggaaataaaaaagaattagaatcggaaaagatagGCATCTACATAGAATGGCACCCTCCCCTGAACCCGCCCAAGACTAAGTGATTGGCTCCTGACAAGAGTATATGATTTCACTGATGTGTTTTATTTGTATGATATAAATCACGATAAAAACACCGTCAAAATTTATTGTCTATCCGCCTGTATATGCTATCTAcctttttctttactttagATTATAAGCTATATAAAGATTTGTTAGAGTACTTTTGGTGAAGATAGACTGATAGAGTTTAAAATCGCTCTAATTCTTCTTTCGTAGATACATCAGATTCTCCTCTAAAAACGAGGATATATTCAAAATAGATTTACCAATGTAGAAAGGGACCACATCGCTGGTCTAAATTATATTTTGCGCGCCCATTATGAACAGCGGGAATACGAACGCAAAGCATGGTGGGTAAACGTTCGAAATCCAAGTCACAACTCCAAATTAATATCTAGAActcatttaaattttttttttaaaaaaaagcaaatttaaCCGGCTTATACGTAAATCAACAACGATATCAGAATATATACTTCATTTAAAAGGCTTGTTCAATTTACAATTTTATGCTTGGTGGTCCGCTAGAGACACGCAAATCCTATACTTCTTCCCACAATAACTTATTAGCAGATTCGTCATCTCCTTTCTAAAGGCGATGTGATAAGAAATACGGTCACTCACGATTTGAGATGCGTCAGTTCAATTCAAATCGTCTAAATTCGTCATTTACATCTAGAATCGGTCTTGAATGAGCAAGTTGTATAAAAGTCGTGCATTTTAACGTTGGAAAAATATCCAAAAGGCTCAAAACGATCACCAAAAAGATAACTTTCTCCTACAAACACGTTTCCAGATGCATAATCATTATCGGTGATTCATCATCAGTTGATTCTCAtctcatcgtcatcatcctcGGCTCCTCCCATTGGCTCCTCCGTCATAGTGATCGGCACCCGGGTAAGGTTAGGGGTCATGGCCCCGGGGGGGACGATGTTCTCCTCCGCCCCCTTAGAGGTCTGCCTCTCGTATTTAGTAAAACCGAATCGCCGTAGGATAAACACTAGTGGGATGGGTAGGATGGACACGGCGATGATGACAGCAATGCAACCCAGACCCCAACCGGGGTACTCGGTGTCGATAACTTTCGACTAAAAAAAGGATTCAGAAAGACGTTAGAAAGACACTAGGAATGCCATCTATCATCGTGATGTAAAATGGTGGAAATGGATTACAGTGAAAACGAGTTATTGAAGACACTCTTGGGACCGAAGAATGGCCTAATACAACCGTGGAACCCTGTTTTAAAATAAGACTAAAAAACTCCTCTCATTGAAAGTGATTTGTACAGAAATAGCATTTGAACTTTATCCTATTTAATCCTGGTAAAGTGCCATTAAAGAAGGGTtgatatttataataatttaatatttATATGGCGCAAATGATGAATTTGGTGAAATGttgaatgtgtagttccagaaaatatccataccctcccattgaggggattggaaattccgggggtgggggtgggggtgggggtggtcaaacgcccaggaatttccagggtgtgtgtgtttctggggggggggtatgcACGTTAAACCGAAGGTCCCGTCTCTCCAATACTACTTTACACTAATCTGAACCGgggggacgtaaaagaaccgctGAGGACGTGGAAACCCTGGCAGTGACCATCCCCGTGACAAAACTTACATTACTAAAATACTTATGCAGTCTTTGAAGATGAGATATCCTAGCATGCAAAACGCTTAGAGCTAAACGAAAGCGCTATACAAATGAACAcattgtattattattattattattattattattattattattattattattattgttattgttattgttattgttattgttattgttattattattattattattattattattattattattattattattgcaaatcaaataaaaaactgACTGAAACTATCTTTCGAGGGGCTTTCCACTTAATAAGACGGGTTATTTTTCGTAACGCTTTTCTGATTAAATCTGTCATGGATTTGGGATCAAAATTTCCAGAGGAGGTGGGGGTACTATGTCTGGAAAATGGGttggtggtgggggtggggggcaaaATGGGCTCCCAAAAAGGTAATTTCAGAGGGGTGGAAGGTGAGATGTAgatgttttattattgttaccATATAACTTTTGTTACAGGTTGTTTCAACCAATAAATTTCTATATTTCATTTCCTTATACACATACACAGACCCCCTCAAAGGGGGGatggtatggatattttctggaactacacagtTTGATCAACATCCAGAATTCGATGTTTCACTTCGCTCTGAATCGACAACCATATCCTTGTGTGCCATTTATGGCGAGGAGGTTTGTTTACTATAATCTGGTTAGTAAGATCGTATGCGAGACGGTCAAAGCCCTGTGATTACTCTTTGCTAATGCATCTTGTTGTAGCTCACCTTTGAGTTAGTCCGCAGGCTCGCGTGGTCGTGACTGGTTCAGATAGCATGCCCGCAAAACCCGCGAACACTCACTTTAGAGTCCCGCAAAACCCGAGAAACACTCACCTCAGAATAAGACCATGCGGAGTTTGTGATCGGTTTGGATATCATGCCCGCCAAACCCAAAAACACTCACCTCAGAGTTAGACCATGCGGAGTATGTGATCGGTTTGGATATCATGCCCACCAAACTCGCAACCACTATCCCTGCCACGACGACCGGTGCCTCGTACCTCCACGTGATCTTGAAGTACCAGTTAGGCCGCTTGCTGATCATGTATTCGATATCGTCCTCAAACCTACAGCGACGCAACAACACGTATGAGGTTTGCATATCATGTGAGCTCAATATCGATGTTTAGGCACCAATAGGTATCATTTGggtcaggcccgtagccagggggggggggggattcgaGGGGTTCGGACGACCCCCCTacccggcttgaaggtccgctcagagaaaacaaaaaaatatataacgtttggctTGATATACCGTGCActtcaatatgtctttaaaaggactataatttttttataataattatctttattattattatcgctatatgttCAAAAACACTCgataataacattttaaatacaagattgaatttattgattgcctaatgtaataaggcgaggagaTGGGTATACCGGTAATTTGGTCCGCTCAAATAAAAAACGAgccaccccgctcaaaatcctggctacgggcccgTGGATACTATTTGACGATACTTCAATAAGTATGACGCACGTTTTGGAGGTCGAAGCGGAAGATTATTATGAAATATGTTCTCTCGAAACGGACTGTATTAGCCCTTCACACCCTCCTAGCTAATACAAATACGCCTATATAAATATAACTATTGCACGtaacatgacggaaaaacatgacatgacgcttcaaataagcccatttcacatctaataaTTCACATTTAATTCACATTCACATctaatatcaaatgcgactttttttttaaattgatgctaCTTTTTGTAAAGCGCCATTTAAATATTTGAGCTATTCGTCCCTGAGCCATACACAGAacaaaaatctgggtatgtgcatttcggtctcacgttatttgtgttttgaaaatcattctGGAATACAAGAaaccgatggccattgtaagaaattgtgtcgtCCTTCTCTATCTAGAATTGcgattttccaggtttttccgtcatgtcattgCACTAAGGTTTACCTCTTGGATCCGTACACCCAGCACACTCCGATCATTTCCAGCATTCCGATGacaaggagggggagggttcCAGAGAACGAGTCGAACATCTGCAGCCAGTACTCGCCCGAATTCTGACAGAACAGCAGTCCAAGCAGGAACGACACGAGACAGATGGCGCCTGCACAAACAGGACAATTATTAcaatgatatgatgatgatgatgacaatgatgatgattatgatgacaatgataacgatgattatgacaatgataatgatgattatgacaaCGAATATGATAACAATGAAGAGAAAGGAGGAAATGAAAATGAGGACGAAGCAGGCAATAATCacgataatgatgactatcatgatgatggtaaaaaaaaaacaagatgacATTGAGGCAGCTGATTAGCATATAGTGATAAATATGATTATgaccataataataataataatgataatgcgCTATATACCCGAGACAAACTCCTTTCTCCACGACACAAGTTTGGCGTCGTACACGGGGGTAATCACGCCCTCCAGGGTCCCAAACATGGAGCCGAGGCCAAGGGTGAGAAGCATGCAGAAGAAGAGCGTGGCCCAAAGTGGCGAGAGTGCGGGCATCTTGACGATCGCCTCGGTGAACGCAATGAAAGTCAGACCAGGCCCCTCTGCAGACTGCAAAACGATATAATCGAGGTTCAGaataaacaacacaaaataGCCATATCAACTGGCAGTTAAACCATCTATGTTTTATAATTTCTCTGTCATCCAAATAGAATTTAAATCTAAAATAACATAAGGAAATGGTTAATATTTCGCAAGAAAATAGTCAAATGGGCATCGGCCTGCTCTTCTGATAACTTATATAACTTTTACACAGAATCATTTTTCAACATTCTTCCCCAGTTACCTGACCAAGCCAGTATTCCAGCGTCTTGCATGCCTCGCCGACAGTCTGGTTGCCTGGTAACGTCACATTGTCCTTGGTGTAGAGCTCGATACACTCGGTGAAGGTCTCGTGCGCCTGTAGAACAGAGTACACATGTTAAGGATGGAGACACGTGCGCCTGAAGATAGTACACATGCTTAGGATGGAGACACGTGCGCCTGTAGAACAGAGTACACATGTTTAGGATGGAGACACGTGCGCCTGTAGAGATTACACATGCTTAGGATGGAGACACGTGCGCCTGTAGACAAGAGTACACATGCTTAGGATAAAACATGACACGTGCGCCTATATGGTAGAATACACTTGGTTAGCTGTCCTCTTTTTATACGACCTCACGTATGTCGGTTCTCTAGTCTTTGTCCACTTTGTCTATGTCATTGTCTATGTCATCTCAGCATGCCTCCTTTATCCACCTCTCTTTATTTCGACAATAATCAAGGAGCAGCAGACTTTACCTTGAATCCGAGAATGGAAAAGATGACGATACTCGCGAAGACAGACGTGCCGCAGTTGATGAGCGATACCATGACGGCGTCACGAAGGCAGTTATTATGCACGGGGTTATAGCTCGACATGGCGATCAGACCACCGAATGCCACGCCCAGAGAGTAGAAGATTTGCGTGGCTGCCTCGAGCCACACGCGAGGGTCCGCCAGCTTTTCGAACTAAAGAAAAGAAACGTACCGTAATTTGCTCGAACATGCGCCTGCCCCAAATAACAGCCTCTCCCGAACGAGCGCCTCGCCTAGATGCGTTGCactttatagattttgatgcCAAGAGGGACTGTACTATTAAAGGGAAGTAAGGAAAACTGAGAGTACTACGCGCCACAACATTTTAACTTTGTATAAGCTTGTAAAACATACCGTTTCAATCTGAAGGAACTGTATGCATTATTTTCTTAACTTCAGCATACCTGTGGTTTGAACATGTGCGCGACGCCTGGTCCGGCTCCCTCTAGAGTGACGCCACGACCGAAGAAGATGATGAGAACTAGATAAGGGAACGTCGCGGTGAAATACACAGCCTGTCAATCAAGACGAAACACTTAAGAAAAAATTGAAGCAAGCATAGTTCTTCTTTTGTTCATTCTCAAAATGAATACAGCAGACTTGACCAATGTGTCATTTCTAATGACACTTTGAGCTAAGCAAATCCTAACAtaacagagccgtagcaggccatgtAAGATTGGggagcacaatacagaaacattaaaaatatattgggggggggggggggggggggaagggggcaaAGCCACtccccctactggtcatttccttacatatcaagaaaattgagccCCAaatttccatataaggaaactaatatattccttatttggaaaacctgcatgattcttgtattTTATAAGGTGAGCGTACCGcaggggcttcgtaaactttaagACTTGAAactagaagagaaaaacagttactgtggACCATCTTCAGTTAGTTGAGAAGgtccctgaaaagaaactaagtttCCTCgttaccagacccccaaaacgacaacgttttcttcatatgataatttttgaaaacataTAAAGAAATCGTTGTCGTTTaaggggtctggtaccgaggaattttaGCTTCTTTTTAGAGGCCattggggagaggggggtggggggaggggcacatgcccccggTGTCCCAACCcatgctacggccctgacaagcaatacaaaagaaatataacaaaaaaaaaattacatggTGGTATATACAACAAAACGTAAAGCAAAGTCCGTACCTTGCCTGCAGACTGCACGCCTTTCATCATACACAAAAAGACGACGATCCAAGCGAGCAGCAAAGACAGGCACATGGGCCACACTAGCCCGCCACTCTCATCAATAGTCGGCGCTATTTTTAGTGCATTCTGGTACCAGTAGTACTGGGTACGTCCAGCGAGCCCACACTCGGGAAGGTCATAACTTGTTATGTCAGAGCCTGTGAGTCACAATGGGAAATAACTTAATCCCGGTGCTCAAAGTCATAGTGGTGATGCAGTGTGCTAAGCTCAATTTCACTTTAACGATAAATGGCAGTCATACTCAAAAAGTACATCATActctcttttcatacagtaaaCACCCGTGTAGAAGAAACTAGAAAATTCAAGATCAATAGGCTCTTATATATGTGGctcttatatatatatggttCTTAATTCTTTGACTTACACCATACAAGGCTCTTCTAAAAAGAGCGgttaaaatacaaaatgtcAACCTGTAGGTTTTCAATCTATAGATGAGGGGGAcataagggggggagggggtcgaAAACCGCACAGAAATCGCATAGGAAAACGCCAAAAACAGCAAAACCGTCTAAATAAGTCAATAACCGTAAACCGCGCAGTCTAGAGAAACCGAAATGCCGCggaataaaataagaaaaactgAAAAAGCCGCGCCAGATTAAAGGCAAAACCGCAAACCCTTACGCCCCCTTCTAGGTTCTTACACGCGGGTGTTTACTGTACTATAAGATGTGTCTCTGTGCCGTGGACGCAAGAAATAAAAAGGCGGGACTAGTAAATGGATGTGGGCGGGGCTTATTACGATTGTTTATTGCCCATGCGATGGTTTGAGTTGAATTGAGTTGAAAGTGGGGTGGCACGACATCACCTGTGGGGGGTCTACATGTGCTATTTTATTTCCATATGTCGTTGTTCAAAATGGTCTAGAAGAGCCTGGGACGAGCGTGTGGGAAACATGTGATATTCCAAAACTATAGGGTATGGGCCTTTTTTAACCTTTTTAAAACCTTAATAAGACGAACATTTACGTGGAAATTTTCGTCGTACACAGTTCTAAGGCGAAAAACTGATTAATGTGGACCCAAAAATAAAGCATGCAATGTCCTTATAAGGAATTGCCTAAACGAGCtttcaaaacaagattgagAAAAAATTCAGGACTACTTACTATTTGTGAGAACTTGCGGACAATAGCTGTACGGAAGAGGAGACTGCCAGGAGGCAAAAAGGTAATAGAAACACCACGCAATAATCATGTTATAATATACAGCAACAAGGAAGCAGACGATAACAGATGagatccccacccctcccaggTAGGGATGGATATAGTTCCAGACCCCGACCGAGCCTTGACGCACGCTTTGACCAATAGCAAGCTCCATAAAGAACAAAGGAATCCCGAGTAGAGCCAGGCATAGCACGTACGGGATGAGAAATGCACCTaaaatacaacacaaaaatacaataagGGGGTTATAGTCCAatacaacacaccaaaccACAATCAGGGGGGGATATAGTCAAATACAACACACACAAACAATCAGGGGGATATAGTCTAATACAACACAACGTGATATAAAAAGCCGACCTTATGGTAAAGTGAAGCAcaaaccccccctccccccccaaaaaaaaaaaaatctgtcatccctccccccatatACAAAGACAAGCGGAAGCTCAAAGGGTGTTAGGGTCAGCACGTCAGAGCACAAGTGGTGGAGAGTTCGGGGGCCTTTCGTCCCAACTCATCTTTAGATGTTCGAAGAATCCGTAAAGAATTATAAGCGgggacgttttttttttagcaaatttAACATATCCAGCCCCCTATATATGATTTATGAAGACAAGCGGAAGCTCAAACGGCGTTGGGGTCAGCACGCCAACGAAACACGAGCGGTGGAAAAGTATGGGGTCTTTTCGCCCTAACTGATTTTTAGACATTCAgaaaatctgtaaagaaactTTGAACGGTGGCGGAGTAAGAGAGGTTTCTGTTCAAAAACTGATCTTTATACATTCAGCGATTCTGCTGGGAATCTTTCAAGGGATCTGAAAGGCAAACTCCATATACATCCAACAGAGCGATCAAGTGCGAAGTGCGATCCGGTGCGGTTATATGGCAATCACGCTTTACTGTTGTCACATGTTTTATTCATTTCAAAAGCCCCAC contains:
- the LOC5518660 gene encoding sodium- and chloride-dependent transporter XTRP3, which encodes MAKAEVQANGEMSVTVTPLEENANSMDVEMQVNDDRGGWGNKLEFILATVGYAVGLGNVWRFPYLCQKNGGGAFLIPYVLCLALLGIPLFFMELAIGQSVRQGSVGVWNYIHPYLGGVGISSVIVCFLVAVYYNMIIAWCFYYLFASWQSPLPYSYCPQVLTNSSDITSYDLPECGLAGRTQYYWYQNALKIAPTIDESGGLVWPMCLSLLLAWIVVFLCMMKGVQSAGKAVYFTATFPYLVLIIFFGRGVTLEGAGPGVAHMFKPQFEKLADPRVWLEAATQIFYSLGVAFGGLIAMSSYNPVHNNCLRDAVMVSLINCGTSVFASIVIFSILGFKAHETFTECIELYTKDNVTLPGNQTVGEACKTLEYWLGQSAEGPGLTFIAFTEAIVKMPALSPLWATLFFCMLLTLGLGSMFGTLEGVITPVYDAKLVSWRKEFVSGAICLVSFLLGLLFCQNSGEYWLQMFDSFSGTLPLLVIGMLEMIGVCWVYGSKRFEDDIEYMISKRPNWYFKITWRYEAPVVVAGIVVASLVGMISKPITYSAWSNSESKVIDTEYPGWGLGCIAVIIAVSILPIPLVFILRRFGFTKYERQTSKGAEENIVPPGAMTPNLTRVPITMTEEPMGGAEDDDDEMRIN